Proteins encoded in a region of the Nitrospira sp. genome:
- a CDS encoding type I restriction endonuclease subunit R: MTAAFAESIVESAALAWLEALGYQVLHGPDIAVGELAAERSDPNYRDVVLERRLRQALVRLNPDLPPEALEDAYRKLTRTDAPSLVERNRAAHRMLVHGVNVEYRRKDGSIAGAQAGVLDFEKPDNNDWLVVNQFTVSEGQHTRRPDVVLFVNGLPLAVIELKNPADEDATIWSAYHQLQTYQAQIPSFFATNAALIISDGVQARIGNLGAGKEWFKPWRTIAGVQDAAPTISELQVVLEGVFEKWRFLDLVRHFIVFEDEGHGKIVKKMAGYHQFHAVNVAVEETLRAARYAAEHRAADPLGQYKSGHQPGGEPGDRRVGVVWHTQGSGKSLTMAFYAGRVILHPTMANPTIAVLTDRNDLDDQLFGTFARCRDLLRQDPVQTTDRADLRAKLSVASGGVVFTTIQKFFPEEKGDRHPVLSDRRNIVVIADEAHRSQYDFIDGFARHMRDALPNASFIGFTGTPIEKTDANTRAVFGDYISIYDIQRAVVDKATVPIYYESRLAKLELKDSERPRIDPKFEEATEGEEVERKEKLKTKWAQLEAVVGSENRIKLIARDLVDHFEDRLATMDGKAMVVCMSRRICVELYREIAALRPEWHADADDQGSMKVIMTGSASDPIEWQGHFRNKKRREDMALRFRAPKDPFRLVIVRDMWLTGFDAPSLHTMYLDKPMRGHGLMQTIARVNRVFKDKPGGLVVDYLGLADELKQALGTYTESGGTGKTAIDQAEAVAVMLEKYEICRGLFGSYTTSAGLAPGFDWSPWMTGKPQERLSVLPAAQEHILKQQDGKARLLRAVTDLSQAFALAVPHEETFRIRDDVGFFQAVRSVLAKSTPGERKTDEELDYAIRQIISKAVVSDEIVDIFAAAGLKKPDLSILSDEFLAEVRGMPQKNLAVELLRKLLSGEIKVRSRRNVVQAKSFAELLEQAVRKYQNRAIEAAQVIEEMIGLAKDMRRAHERGDRLGLTEEEMAFYDALETNDSAVKVLGDKTLRTIAREVAEAVRKNVTIDWTVRENVRAQLRVIVKRILRKYDYPPDKQEKATQTVLEQAEVLCAEVAA; encoded by the coding sequence ATGACAGCAGCCTTCGCCGAGTCCATCGTCGAATCCGCCGCTCTCGCCTGGCTCGAAGCACTGGGCTACCAAGTGCTGCACGGGCCGGACATCGCAGTGGGTGAACTGGCTGCCGAGCGCAGCGACCCGAACTATCGCGATGTGGTGCTGGAGCGGCGGCTACGCCAGGCGCTTGTCCGCCTGAATCCTGACCTGCCACCAGAAGCACTCGAAGACGCTTACCGCAAGCTGACCCGCACCGATGCTCCCTCATTGGTCGAACGGAACCGCGCTGCGCATCGGATGCTCGTCCATGGGGTGAACGTCGAGTATCGCAGGAAAGATGGTTCGATTGCGGGCGCGCAAGCGGGAGTGCTCGATTTCGAAAAGCCCGATAACAATGACTGGCTGGTGGTGAATCAGTTCACCGTCTCTGAAGGCCAGCATACGCGGCGGCCGGACGTGGTGCTGTTCGTGAACGGATTGCCCCTGGCGGTGATCGAGCTCAAGAACCCGGCGGACGAAGATGCAACCATCTGGTCGGCCTATCACCAACTCCAGACCTACCAGGCACAGATACCTTCATTCTTTGCCACGAATGCAGCGCTGATTATTTCTGACGGTGTCCAGGCTCGCATCGGGAATCTTGGGGCTGGGAAGGAATGGTTTAAGCCGTGGCGAACGATTGCGGGGGTTCAGGACGCTGCGCCCACGATTTCTGAGTTGCAAGTTGTCCTGGAAGGAGTCTTTGAGAAATGGCGGTTTCTCGATCTGGTGCGGCATTTCATCGTTTTCGAAGATGAGGGGCATGGGAAGATCGTTAAGAAGATGGCGGGCTACCATCAATTCCATGCGGTGAATGTGGCTGTCGAAGAAACATTGCGGGCTGCTCGATATGCGGCAGAGCATCGAGCCGCCGATCCCTTGGGTCAATACAAGTCTGGGCATCAGCCTGGTGGTGAGCCTGGCGACCGACGGGTAGGAGTAGTGTGGCATACACAGGGATCGGGTAAGAGTTTGACGATGGCCTTCTATGCGGGGCGAGTGATCCTCCATCCGACGATGGCCAACCCAACCATCGCCGTGCTGACCGATCGCAATGACCTTGACGATCAACTCTTCGGGACCTTCGCGCGATGTCGTGACTTGCTTCGGCAAGACCCTGTCCAAACCACCGACCGCGCCGACTTGCGTGCAAAGCTGAGCGTGGCGTCCGGAGGCGTAGTGTTTACCACCATCCAGAAGTTCTTTCCTGAAGAGAAAGGCGACCGTCATCCCGTGCTTTCTGATCGCCGGAACATCGTCGTGATCGCGGACGAAGCTCACCGGAGCCAGTATGATTTCATCGACGGCTTTGCCCGCCACATGCGCGATGCGTTGCCGAATGCATCGTTCATCGGATTCACCGGGACGCCGATTGAGAAGACCGATGCGAACACCCGCGCTGTATTCGGCGACTACATCAGCATCTACGACATTCAGCGGGCAGTCGTCGACAAGGCGACTGTTCCCATCTATTACGAGAGCCGACTTGCGAAGCTGGAGCTGAAAGACTCCGAGCGGCCAAGGATCGACCCCAAGTTTGAAGAGGCGACTGAGGGGGAAGAAGTCGAGCGGAAGGAGAAGCTCAAAACCAAGTGGGCCCAGCTGGAAGCAGTGGTGGGGTCGGAGAATCGGATCAAGTTGATCGCGCGAGACCTTGTCGATCACTTCGAAGATCGCCTGGCCACAATGGATGGGAAGGCGATGGTGGTCTGCATGAGCCGACGAATCTGCGTGGAACTCTATCGAGAGATAGCTGCCCTACGTCCAGAGTGGCATGCCGATGCGGATGACCAAGGGTCGATGAAGGTGATTATGACCGGCTCGGCTTCCGATCCGATCGAGTGGCAGGGCCATTTCCGGAATAAGAAACGCCGCGAGGACATGGCTCTACGGTTCCGTGCCCCTAAAGATCCCTTTCGACTCGTCATTGTTCGTGACATGTGGCTGACCGGTTTTGACGCGCCAAGTCTCCATACGATGTACCTCGATAAGCCGATGCGCGGGCATGGGCTGATGCAGACCATTGCGCGTGTGAACCGCGTATTCAAGGATAAGCCCGGGGGATTGGTCGTGGACTACCTCGGCCTCGCCGACGAACTGAAGCAGGCTCTTGGGACCTACACTGAGAGTGGCGGAACCGGTAAGACGGCGATTGACCAGGCAGAAGCCGTCGCGGTGATGTTGGAGAAGTATGAAATATGCCGAGGCCTCTTCGGTTCATACACCACGTCTGCCGGCCTGGCGCCGGGCTTTGATTGGTCGCCATGGATGACCGGCAAGCCGCAAGAGCGACTCTCGGTCTTGCCTGCTGCACAAGAGCATATTTTGAAGCAGCAGGACGGGAAGGCACGTCTCCTCCGTGCTGTGACCGATCTTTCGCAAGCCTTCGCGCTGGCTGTGCCGCATGAGGAGACCTTCCGCATTCGCGATGATGTCGGGTTTTTTCAGGCTGTCCGTTCTGTGTTGGCGAAGAGCACTCCAGGCGAGCGGAAAACTGACGAGGAACTCGACTATGCGATTCGACAGATCATTTCAAAGGCAGTGGTGTCCGATGAGATCGTGGACATTTTTGCTGCTGCTGGGCTCAAGAAGCCGGATCTCTCGATTCTCTCTGATGAGTTTCTCGCGGAAGTACGCGGGATGCCTCAGAAGAACTTGGCGGTTGAACTGTTGCGTAAGTTGCTGAGCGGAGAGATCAAGGTACGGTCTCGGAGGAACGTCGTGCAGGCGAAGTCCTTCGCAGAGCTGTTGGAGCAGGCGGTGCGAAAGTACCAGAACCGAGCAATCGAAGCCGCACAGGTCATCGAGGAGATGATCGGCTTGGCCAAAGACATGCGTCGGGCCCATGAGCGAGGGGACAGGCTTGGTCTGACCGAGGAAGAGATGGCATTCTATGACGCGCTCGAAACCAACGACAGTGCGGTGAAGGTGCTCGGAGACAAAACGTTACGGACCATTGCGCGCGAAGTGGCGGAAGCAGTTCGCAAGAATGTCACGATTGATTGGACGGTACGGGAGAACGTCAGAGCTCAGCTCCGTGTGATTGTAAAGCGGATTCTCAGGAAGTACGACTATCCACCAGATAAGCAGGAGAAGGCGACCCAAACTGTGTTGGAGCAGGCGGAGGTCTTGTGCGCTGAGGTGGCAGCGTAA
- a CDS encoding ATP-binding protein, translating to MSRAATQFLRYLAPRLREALGDTPAVLIHGPRQSGKTTLARSVGEPRGYRYVSFDDEAMRLAAKGDPVGFVNGLPARTILDEVQRVPEIFTSLKAVIDHRRTPGRFILTGSANVLFVPNLADSLAGRMGILRLHPLAQCEIENRRPRFIDTLFRRGFKTGIADRLGVALAERIAAGGYPAAMARRAKARRCAWYRDYVETQIQRDVRDLTRIHSLDALPKLLALAAAQTARLVNVADLSSPFELTRQTIHEYVTLLERVFLLERLPSWHTNRLSRLVKRSKLHVGDTGVACSLLGVDAVGLDRDRRMLGSLLETFVLQELRRQASWRPEPLSFFHFRDRDDFEVDIVMEKGHSAVAGIEVKAAATVGEADFRGLRKLREAARERFIAGVVLYDGSACVDFRDGLFAVPVRTLWESP from the coding sequence GTGTCCAGAGCTGCCACCCAGTTCCTTCGTTACCTCGCGCCCCGTCTGCGCGAGGCGCTCGGCGATACCCCGGCCGTACTGATACACGGACCGCGCCAGAGCGGCAAGACGACGCTGGCGCGGTCCGTCGGCGAGCCACGTGGATATCGCTACGTGTCGTTCGACGACGAGGCCATGCGCCTCGCCGCCAAGGGCGATCCGGTCGGCTTCGTGAACGGTCTCCCAGCAAGGACCATCCTCGACGAGGTGCAGAGGGTTCCGGAGATCTTCACGTCGCTCAAGGCTGTCATCGACCATCGCAGAACTCCTGGCCGTTTCATTCTCACCGGCTCCGCCAACGTCCTGTTCGTTCCCAACCTCGCCGATTCGCTCGCTGGGCGTATGGGCATTCTGCGGCTTCATCCGCTCGCACAATGCGAGATTGAGAACCGGCGGCCGCGCTTCATCGACACGCTGTTTCGCAGAGGATTCAAGACAGGGATCGCTGACCGCCTTGGCGTAGCCCTTGCTGAGCGCATTGCGGCTGGTGGATATCCCGCTGCCATGGCGCGTCGAGCCAAGGCGCGCCGGTGTGCCTGGTATCGCGATTATGTCGAAACGCAGATCCAACGCGACGTGCGAGATCTGACACGTATCCATTCGCTCGATGCGTTGCCGAAACTTCTTGCTCTGGCCGCTGCCCAGACCGCACGGCTTGTCAATGTCGCGGATCTCTCTTCGCCTTTCGAGTTGACCCGCCAGACCATCCATGAGTACGTGACGCTACTCGAACGCGTGTTCTTGCTGGAACGTTTACCGTCGTGGCATACAAACCGGTTGAGCCGACTCGTCAAGCGGTCCAAGCTCCATGTGGGCGATACGGGTGTCGCCTGTTCGCTGCTCGGTGTCGATGCTGTGGGACTAGACAGGGACCGGCGGATGTTGGGCTCTCTCTTGGAGACGTTTGTGTTGCAGGAGTTACGGCGCCAGGCAAGCTGGCGGCCTGAACCTCTCAGTTTCTTCCACTTCCGCGATCGCGATGACTTCGAGGTAGACATCGTTATGGAGAAGGGCCATTCGGCCGTAGCTGGCATTGAGGTGAAGGCCGCCGCCACGGTTGGCGAAGCCGACTTCCGGGGGCTTCGCAAGTTGCGCGAAGCCGCCCGAGAACGCTTTATCGCCGGTGTCGTTCTCTATGACGGCAGCGCGTGTGTCGACTTCCGCGACGGCCTGTTTGCAGTTCCTGTGCGAACGCTCTGGGAGTCGCCATGA
- a CDS encoding restriction endonuclease, giving the protein MDISFHYPPELLQLLIDTIPKLCKSKRDLLLFFQGAGVSKSVLAPYEEALRTSKETFNKYHVTRSLLANVNEKGEGALRERREILKRVTEFDDFSVCWESDRAAARGLVAQVRELVNVKDSFTRMRNEKDEERKKRIADQEAAAKLRREQKAKRDKVKADLYALFAQQDAQQRGKLLERVLNDLFRCYDILVREDFTIRGNCGEGVIEQIDGLIELDGHLYLVEMKWWNAPIGVENIAPHLVRVFSRGGQARGLFISYSDFTDPAIAQCRDAMVRGAVVVLSKLDEIVSLLDAERDFKKWLNAKINAAIVDKQPFAREFG; this is encoded by the coding sequence ATGGATATCTCGTTCCACTATCCGCCAGAATTGCTACAGTTGTTGATCGATACAATCCCGAAGCTCTGTAAGTCCAAGCGCGATCTGCTCCTATTCTTCCAAGGCGCGGGCGTGTCCAAGAGTGTGCTAGCTCCCTATGAAGAAGCATTGCGAACCAGCAAGGAGACTTTCAATAAGTATCACGTGACCCGATCGCTCCTAGCCAACGTCAATGAAAAAGGCGAGGGTGCGTTGCGAGAACGGCGGGAGATACTTAAACGTGTGACTGAGTTTGACGACTTCAGCGTGTGCTGGGAGAGTGACCGTGCAGCAGCCAGAGGGCTAGTTGCGCAGGTGCGAGAACTGGTCAACGTCAAAGATAGCTTTACTCGGATGCGCAACGAGAAAGACGAGGAAAGGAAGAAGCGGATTGCAGATCAGGAAGCAGCAGCGAAATTACGGCGGGAGCAGAAAGCAAAGCGGGACAAAGTTAAAGCTGACTTATACGCTTTATTCGCCCAACAAGATGCACAACAACGCGGAAAACTGCTTGAGCGTGTACTGAACGACCTGTTCAGGTGTTACGACATTTTGGTACGCGAGGATTTCACGATTAGAGGCAACTGCGGAGAAGGGGTGATCGAACAGATAGATGGTCTCATTGAGCTTGATGGACATCTTTATCTGGTCGAAATGAAGTGGTGGAATGCCCCGATTGGCGTAGAAAATATCGCTCCACATCTCGTTCGAGTGTTTAGCCGCGGTGGTCAAGCGAGAGGGTTATTCATTTCCTATTCCGATTTCACTGATCCAGCCATTGCACAGTGTCGGGATGCAATGGTTCGTGGGGCTGTCGTGGTGTTATCGAAGTTAGACGAAATAGTCTCGCTTCTTGATGCAGAACGTGATTTCAAGAAGTGGTTGAATGCCAAAATCAACGCTGCCATTGTCGACAAGCAGCCGTTCGCCCGTGAGTTCGGTTAG
- a CDS encoding restriction endonuclease subunit S yields the protein MSVEWQDRTIGDLCDAGVLELQTGPFGTQLHAYDYVANGVPVVPTEAIRNRQINHSVLPKITLSKVEELAQHRLKPGDILFARRGVQATGHIGCVREAESGFICGTGAIRLRVRAHDGNISPDFLSHVLANPATVEWFKFHAIGATMPNLNEGIIRSFSFKIPPLPEQSAIAHILGTLDDKIEMNRRMNETLEAMARALFKSWFIDFVPVRAKTEGRDPGLPKHVADLFPDSFEDSELGEIPKGWEVGAFGDFLYQRVERCAASLETAARPYVPIDCISPKSLFLSESKSGEEAQSSLTKFYKGDILFGAMRPYFHKVCIAPFDGTTRTTAFVLYPRRAHDFAFATLQLHHPDTIDFATRHSTGSTIPYAVWTDLLDTMPVVAPPQDVRVAFNHLVRPILVRIPEPYFENRTLAGLRDTLLPKLISGELRVKDAERILEIA from the coding sequence ATGTCGGTTGAGTGGCAAGATCGTACGATTGGTGACCTCTGCGACGCGGGAGTTCTAGAACTTCAGACGGGGCCATTCGGCACGCAGTTACACGCCTACGACTATGTCGCCAACGGAGTTCCCGTAGTTCCCACAGAGGCGATTCGTAATCGACAGATCAATCACTCTGTTCTTCCCAAGATAACGCTAAGCAAAGTTGAGGAGCTTGCACAACATCGGCTCAAACCAGGCGATATCCTATTCGCACGTCGAGGCGTGCAGGCAACAGGTCATATCGGTTGCGTGCGTGAGGCCGAAAGCGGGTTTATCTGCGGAACGGGCGCAATACGCTTACGCGTTAGAGCTCATGACGGTAATATCAGCCCTGACTTCCTGTCCCATGTGCTTGCTAACCCAGCGACGGTGGAGTGGTTCAAGTTCCACGCAATCGGAGCGACAATGCCCAACCTCAATGAAGGCATCATTCGATCATTCTCATTCAAAATTCCGCCGCTACCCGAACAATCTGCCATCGCCCATATCCTCGGCACCCTGGACGACAAGATCGAGATGAATCGGCGGATGAACGAGACGCTGGAGGCGATGGCACGGGCGCTGTTCAAGTCGTGGTTCATTGATTTCGTCCCCGTCCGCGCCAAGACCGAAGGCCGCGACCCCGGCCTGCCAAAGCACGTTGCTGACCTGTTCCCTGATTCATTCGAGGATTCGGAGCTGGGGGAGATACCGAAGGGGTGGGAGGTGGGTGCGTTTGGTGACTTCCTGTACCAACGTGTGGAGCGCTGTGCCGCGTCGCTGGAGACGGCAGCTCGTCCATACGTCCCAATCGACTGCATTTCGCCGAAGTCACTCTTTCTGTCTGAGAGCAAGTCGGGTGAGGAAGCTCAGAGCAGTCTCACCAAATTCTACAAGGGCGATATTCTGTTTGGAGCAATGCGGCCGTATTTCCACAAAGTGTGTATCGCCCCGTTCGATGGGACGACCCGTACGACGGCCTTTGTTCTGTATCCACGACGCGCTCATGATTTTGCTTTCGCGACATTGCAGTTACACCACCCCGATACGATCGATTTCGCAACCCGGCATTCCACGGGAAGTACAATCCCCTACGCGGTCTGGACTGATTTGCTCGACACCATGCCTGTAGTTGCCCCGCCCCAAGACGTTCGCGTGGCGTTCAATCACCTGGTGCGACCGATTCTGGTGCGCATTCCGGAGCCTTACTTCGAGAACCGCACCCTCGCCGGCCTGCGCGACACACTGCTGCCCAAGCTCATCTCCGGTGAGCTAAGGGTAAAGGACGCCGAGCGTATTCTTGAGATTGCGTGA